In a genomic window of Gossypium arboreum isolate Shixiya-1 chromosome 7, ASM2569848v2, whole genome shotgun sequence:
- the LOC108479022 gene encoding uncharacterized protein LOC108479022, which translates to MTSEGPEDWFPWLSLVEWWYNSTYHSAIQTTPYEALYGQPTSQHLPYLAGSPKVNSVDRSLQQREATRQLLKYHLKTCPRPYETLCNNRRSERSFKVRDWVYLKLQPYRQHSLRRVRNQKLSSKFYGQFLIKAKVGDVAYALQLPLGSKIHPTFHVSRLKRHVGYQPVTATLPPIGPEGMLLKEPS; encoded by the coding sequence ATGACTAGTGAAGGACCTGAGGATTGGTTCCCTTGGCTCTCACTGGTAGAATGGTGGTACAACTCCACCTACCATTCTGCCATTCAAACCACTccctatgaggccttgtatggtcagCCAACTTCTCAACACCTTCCCTACTTAGCTGGATCTCCCAAGGTTAACAGCGTGGACCGTAGCCTGCAACAAAGAGAAGCTACTCGACAGTTGCTCAAGTACCACCTTAAAACGTGCCCAAGACCATATGAAACACTATGCAATAATAGGAGAAGTGAGAGAAGTTTTAAAGTACGTGACTGGGTGTATTTGAAACTTCAACCTTATAGGCAACATTCTTTGAGGAGGGTAAGGAATCAGAAGCTCTCTTctaaattttatgggcaatttctGATTAAGGCTAAGGTGGGTGATGTAGCCTATGCCTTACAATTGCCCCTTGGCTCAAAGATCCACCCAACTTTCCACGTTTCCCGACTCAAACGCCATGTTGGTTATCAACCAGTCACTGCCACATTGCCACCTATTGGACCTGAAGGTATGCTGTTAAAGGAGCCATCTTGA
- the LOC108485002 gene encoding probable glycosyltransferase At5g03795 encodes MTCLNKVAMAPPSSDHKRPHTPSSFCFSSLNLVWFLLVPSTVFFLVSTLAPHRPSISPLSSLLQVSFSNNSLQLQGSSIFNGSSIDSSFQLEAETDYFVSNMPFPDAIIEKHTIQLDMSKNNESKPVVDVTLKIVKKNSKLERNEANLARVRSSIKQAALVRNLTSTHQDPDYVPHGPIYRNANAFHRSYLEMEKVFKIYVYKEGEPPIFHNGPCRSIYSSEGRFIHELEKGNFYTTKDPDEALVYFLPFSVVMLVHYLYEPETSNTDAIGRTVVDYINVISGKYPYWNRSLGADHFMLSCHDWGPRTSSYVPHLFHKSIRVFCNANTSEGFNPSKDASFPEINLLTGEVEGLLGGPSPSHRSILAFFAGRLHGYIRYLLLNEWKDKRDPDVQVFDQLPKGVSYMSKLKNSRFCLCPSGYEVASPRIVEAIYAECVPVLISDSYVPPFSDVLNWKSFSIQVAVKDIPNIKEILMGVSQRQYLRMQRRVKQVQRHFVVNATPKRYDVFHMINHSIWLRRLNIHIRDFHQS; translated from the exons ATGACTTGTCTCAACAAAGTTGCAATGGCACCTCCTAGTTCTGACCACAAGCGGCCTCACACTCCATCATCTTTCTGCTTTTCTTCATTGAATTTGGTTTGGTTCCTTCTTGTACCTAGTACTGTGTTTTTTCTTGTTTCTACTTTGGCTCCTCATCGACCCTCTATTTCCCCTCTTTCTTCGCTTCTACAAGTGTCATTTTCTAATAATTCCCTCCAACTCCAAGGCTCTTCCATCTTCAATGGATCCTCCATTGATTCTTCTTTCCAGCTGGAAGCTGAAACTGATTATTTTGTCTCTAATATGCCCTTTCCGGATGCAATTATTGAGAAACACACGATTCAACTT GACATGTCGAAGAATAATGAATCTAAACCTGTTGTTGATGTTACGTTGAAAATTGTAAAGAAAAACAGTAAGTTGGAGAGGAATGAAGCAAATTTGGCAAGAGTTCGGTCATCCATAAAACAAGCTGCTTTAGTTAGGAATTTGACATCGACCCATCAAGACCCTGACTATGTGCCCCATGGTCCAATCTATAGGAATGCCAATGCTTTTCACAG GAGTTACTTGGAGATGGAGAAGGTGTTCAAGATTTATGTGTACAAGGAAGGGGAACCACCAATATTCCATAACGGTCCTTGCAGAAGCATATATTCCTCAGAGGGAAGGTTCATTCACGAACTGGAAAAGGGCAATTTTTATACAACTAAAGACCCTGATGAGGCATTGGTTTATTTCCTTCCCTTCAGTGTTGTCATGCTGGTTCATTACCTCTACGAACCAGAAACCTCTAACACCGATGCCATCGGACGGACTGTTGTAGACTACATCAATGTCATTTCCGGTAAATACCCTTACTGGAATCGAAGCCTCGGAGCCGACCATTTCATGCTCTCCTGCCATGATTGG GGGCCGCGAACATCATCCTATGTTCCACATTTGTTCCATAAATCCATTAGAGTTTTCTGTAATGCAAACACGTCTGAAGGATTTAATCCATCTAAAGATGCATCATTCCCAGAAATCAATCTCTTAACAGGTGAAGTGGAAGGTCTCTTAGGAGGCCCTTCTCCATCTCATCGGTCCATTCTCGCCTTTTTTGCAGGCCGTCTCCATGGTTACATCCGGTACCTGCTTCTTAACGAGTGGAAAGACAAGCGGGACCCCGATGTCCAAGTCTTCGACCAACTCCCCAAGGGAGTTTCCTACATGTCCAAGCTGAAGAACAGCAGGTTTTGCCTATGTCCTAGCGGATACGAAGTGGCGAGCCCGAGAATCGTGGAGGCAATCTATGCTGAATGTGTTCCGGTGTTGATTTCAGACAGCTATGTGCCCCCATTCAGTGATGTATTGAATTGGAAATCTTTCTCCATTCAGGTTGCAGTGAAGGACATCCCCAACATAAAAGAGATATTGATGGGTGTTTCTCAAAGGCAATATTTGAGAATGCAAAGGAGAGTGAAACAAGTACAAAGGCATTTTGTGGTGAATGCAACTCCAAAGCGATATGATGTCTTCCACATGATTAACCATTCTATTTGGCTTCGAAGATTAAACATTCACATTCGGGATTTTCATCAGTCTTGA